CAGGAGGTGTTGGCAACTCCGGATCATCAATACCGACATAAGGTTCAGAGCCGTATTCATAACAGCCCATGTCTATCCTACCATCCCAGACGCGGTAGTTACCGGCTAGGTCCATGGGCGGCAGGTTCAATCCGGTCGTATCTGCCGTGCCGGTATTGATACAGGGTGAGCCAGAGCTTAACTGATAATATTCTGGCTGGTCTATACTCAGATTTGTATCTACTGTGCCCAAAAATAACGGATTGGAATCCATAATGTTTTCTGTAAAAGTGACCAGGTCGGGTAAAGAGCTGCCTATAGTTCCCGTTCGGAATAGGCTATTGCTGACGCTTGCGTAATAACTCATCCCATTATTGCTGATATAGTTCGTAATATACATCTCGAAAGGAGCTCCAGGGTTGTACGAGATCAGATTCCTGATATCGGCACCACCTATTACGCTGGTGAGGGTGGCATTAGTAGTATTATTGGCAAAGGTGCAATTGTTGATCTGCATCGGCTGAAAGCGGTTTTGCATATATATTGGGTTACTCACCCAACTGCAGTTCGAAATCGTGTTATTGATGATCAGCACATTGCTCATATCCAGGTTGAAATCCTCGAACCCAGGGTAAATGTTTGTATAGAAAAATGGCCAGGCATCCTGAGCTGTGTTGTTGGCTATGATCGAGTTTCGCAGAACCAGGTCGCACGAACTAAAGTAAAGACCAAGTCCATTGCTCTCCCAGTCTGTTATTGTATTGTTGGATGAGACAAAATTATTAACCAACAGGTTGTCGCATTCGAATGCCCCAATCGTCATCAGGTCATTATCATAAGTTGTATATCCGGCTATGATGTTCTCAATTATGATATTGTCACAGTATCCAATAGACATGGCTGAAAAATTAGCACCCCAGTTGTTCTCGAATCTTAAATCATGCAGATATATGCTTGAGCTATAATAAACTCCCAATGGTAACGTATAAATGCTTCGACCATTAATCATCTTCATGCCTGATATCTCAACATCAGTAACACAAGTGGGATACCAAAAAGTTCGGAGCATTTCTCCATCGAAAAGGCAATTTTCGGTACCCGAACCGACTACCCGTGTGTGTGACTTCATCCCGATAGGGAAAACTTGTCCATTCTGCGTGTGCGAGTAAACTCCTGGGACAAGATGAATTGTTCTGGGGTTGTCCGGATTTGATGCGATGATCTGCATGGCATTCGCTATGCTTCTTTTCGGCGATGTGGACGATAAGCCGTCATTGGTATCGTTACCATCCGGAGATACGTACAGATCATGATCTATCAGATCAAGGAATCCATTCTGTATGCTTATGTCCAGGTTAGCGAATCGAACAGCAATGTAGAAACCATCAGGTTCCGCAAGAGGTATGCTGCCCAACACCAGAGAAATACTATACTGATTTGTTGTTTCCTGCAAAAATCGGATATTAATATCCATCCCGGAAGGTGCGGAATTATTGTAAATAGAGCAGAGATTGTTCTGATCAATTGCAAGGTTGTCTGAGGAATTGAATTGTAATCCACCCCCTTCGTAAATTGCTTGGTTCTCATAGATTTGAACGGCTGACAAAGTCAGAGATGAGTGCTGTGTTACAGATATCCCTCCTCCGCTTAATGCTATACAATTTCTAATTATACAATGACTAACGATGGCTTGAGAATAGAGTTTTAGATATATACCACCACCAGCAAAATTCAGGTCGCCGCTGTAGTTACCCTCCTCGTTATTTACCATTGTAAAGCCGGTGATTGTAATTGTCTCTCCGTTGATAACTCTGAAACATGAATTCATGTTGCCATCTATGATAGTGTTTTCGATGTATTGTTGTTGGGGGTCTGTAGCATACAGGCTCACAAGCGAGATATTGTAATCAATAAACTCAATGTTCTCTTCGTAGCGTCCAGGATAGACTTGTACTACATCCCCATGTCTTGAGTCGTTCACAGCTGCCTGAATACTGGTGTATTGCTGTGTGCCATCCAGAGATACAGTTCTTGTAGTGCCCAATATTAAAAAAGGCAACACGCATAACAGCATGACAAGCAGCTTGTTCAAAAGTACTCCTTTGTTTATCTGGCTTGGGACGGGTAAAACCCCAACTCCAAGCACTCGTATTCCCATGAAAAGTAGTTGTTCCCATTAAGTACTTGTTGTTTATATTCTTTCAAAATTGCTCCATCAACTAGTTGTAAAGCCCTATTTTTCCAGCTGGGTCCGGATCGCGGACAGTTCCTGCAACATCGCTTTTAAAAGCTCAGCCTGGCCGTTCGGTTCAGGTTTGGGGACTGAATCCGGCAGATCGTTATCCGGACGCGCTTTGATCCGCTGCATGATGGAATCCTTGAGGGTCTCGCAATCCCTGATCCCCGGGAGCACGAGCTCCGCGTTTTGCTGCTGGCTGTAACCCGCGGTCTGGATATGGAGTTTTCCCGTGTTGTAAAGGCGTTCCACTGGTCCCTGGGTGATATCGATGTTGGTGATTTTGGCATAGGGCAGGGTGCTGCGTTTGCGCCAGAAAACACCCTTTTTCAGCAGGACGGCATTTTCCTCCAGAGAGTATTCCAGGGTTTTGTAAAAGGCCACGAGATAGATCAGGACAGGGACCATCACCAGCAACAACCCGATGAAGATCAGCAAAGCGGCCAGGGGCGGGATCACTATGATCATCAAAATGATCAGGGCCAGGATGCTGGCGATAAAACAGACTGCCCAGACAAAACGCCAGACCTTCAGCAGATCAGGTTCCGGCTTGTGCATCTGATGTTCCATGAACTCCTCCATGGTTTTTTATGGGTCATTTTTCGATATCTTTCCAAAATCAATTTTAACGCGTTCCCGGATCCAAGCCGCGTCAGGCAGCAAGTTCATCCCTGTCATATCCGCTCAGCCCATAAAGCGGCTTGAATTCTGGAACAAGAGGTCCCGGCACCGGCATATCCATTTTCCTGCTTTCCGCCTGCACGGTGGTCCAGGCCACGGTTTGGAGAAAGGTGGCCGTCGCCGCGTCTATTTCGGCAGGCCGGTAGGCGTTTCCGATGGGATTGACGTTCCAGATCCCGGCCAGCATGGTGCAGGCGACCAGATATGTACCGTAAATGCTGGGATGATAGTTATCCGGGGCGTAAAGGCTGAAAGAAAGGGTGTCCTGATTCGCGTTGTGATAGGCCACCCCGGCAGGTAGAACCAAACCGTCCAGATAGGCGCCGATGTAGTTGTAAGCATCACGCACGGGCACATACATCTCCGGATTGTTGCGCCAAGCCCAGGTCATGTAAAAGCCCGTCAGCGCGCCGGATTGGTGGATGACCCCATTGAGGAGGGTGGCGTATTGGTAAAAGAGGTCCGGATCGGTTTGCGGCCGGCTGCTCGCCTCCTGCAAAATCACCAGGTCCCAATCCCCCGTGCTGATGTAATCCAGCGTATTCTGGTCGTTGTAATGGTTCTCCAAAGTGTAGCCGCCAACTGTGCGGGCGTCCACAAGCGCGTTCCATTCAGGATGGACGGCATTGACCAGCGCCTGCAGATGCACGTCCACTCCGCCATTGAAATAGGTATGGCTGTTTCCCACCAACAGCACCCTGCGGCTGTCTTCATACGGAAGCCCCCAACTGACAACCACTTCCAGTCCGCCGGGAACGAATTGCAGGGTGATATAGACCGTGGTGGTCTCGCCCGGCCGCACCGTCCCGGTCCCCGAACCCGTGGCGATCAGGTTTAGGCCGTCATAGACATCCACATCGATGGCGTAGCTGCCGATCTCCAGTTCCTCAAACGTACCCTCCGCCATCGACCCGGTGATCGGCAGGTCCAGCGTTTGGGAGAAATCGCCCCGGGTGATCGTCACCCGCACCAGGCTCACGGACAAGCCATGCGCGAAAGCCGGCTCGAGGTTGATCCGGACGGGCATTTCCCCCTTTTCGGCTGGCACCGTGCTCTGTTGCTCGCAGGCAGCCAGGGCCAGAATGATCACAAACAGGACTAGGATGAGTTTTCTCATGGTTAGCTCCCGGACTGTTTTGTTCTGATTACAAAAAGGGCGAGCGGCGCTGGCTTGTCAATCGATTTTTTGGCTCTTGTACAAGATTGGAGCGAAAGTAAGCCCCTGGAGTCGAGCGGGCCGGTCTGGATCTTTTATTCTTCCCCAGCCATGCTAAGAATCCGGACCGCATGGACTCCAGGAATATCTCCTCCCTCCTTGCTGGAGTCCATGCTCGTTCCTCGCTCGACTCCAGCGGCTCATGATTTCGCCCTCATTATCATTACGCTATCAATACGGACTCATTACGGACTTTGTCCGTAATGAGTCCGTATTGACACCGTATTGATAAGGGGAGCCATATGGGTGGAGAAAGGCGATATGTTGTGATAAGATATTGCCAAATAAGCAAATACGCATATGGTTAATGTGTTTGGGGAACGAGTGTGATTGTCTGGGGGTGGGATCCAAGATCATATAGAGCTTTCAGCCTGTCCCGGAGGGACAAAGCAACATGGCGCCGGGTTCAAAGCCCTGCGTTACAATTGATTGCCCATTCGGGACAGAGGCTGGTGGAAAACCGGTTCCAATCGCTGCAGGCTATGACAAACCCTGCCGCAGGCGGGGT
This DNA window, taken from Candidatus Syntrophosphaera sp., encodes the following:
- a CDS encoding PH domain-containing protein yields the protein MEHQMHKPEPDLLKVWRFVWAVCFIASILALIILMIIVIPPLAALLIFIGLLLVMVPVLIYLVAFYKTLEYSLEENAVLLKKGVFWRKRSTLPYAKITNIDITQGPVERLYNTGKLHIQTAGYSQQQNAELVLPGIRDCETLKDSIMQRIKARPDNDLPDSVPKPEPNGQAELLKAMLQELSAIRTQLEK